One window from the genome of Microcebus murinus isolate Inina chromosome X, M.murinus_Inina_mat1.0, whole genome shotgun sequence encodes:
- the LOC105882178 gene encoding uncharacterized protein CXorf49-like, whose protein sequence is MSSSDEVSVSEAAFGLEGGKRASVRQVDPGGPRGPGLGLNVGTPRIGEGEGGLADPEGFEAEQQVIEEGRTVLWGREGRPCTPTDEMGDDLDYESLLADKSMAIVQPLSDWAIRGVRRHPCSEGRDAQVSTVWPDLGAGLSGRGALAASAAPPPVMAPRKVRARGNQKKGAKSKQSAGGRVPQRPSVVGPVELPSDPESQCEFSEVPMRVSIYPKGGDPGEPSSAEDPGDTPRHSSLLVREDFLPTPGSLLTSASRGLTSGMERQAVGELDSSSSKKMQGVVWGKAGSGPSFSGAAAAAAVGSLPRAVPRKKVAQEKKFLGAASNLALGRVFPPWGQRLSAVSLEPATFPPIAGVPLLGRSKSYSLLSLGPKHSKHSSTGKKSGTRKAKDSQSVSRDDSDANRDPGPKAQLPTPRPGPPCLHMHRGEFGSGDPNTRARQVPGSLQASALSQGGIMPRGHATCRESGDQEPPVHGQRLERQQQPPGAQACPQCAELQRERDDLKQQLVSMQRLTEKFRALLS, encoded by the exons ATGAGTTCCTCTGATGAGGTGTCTGTTTCGGAGGCCGCTTTCGGCCTTGAGGGCGGGAAGCGGGCCAGCGTTCGCCAAGTTGATCCCGGAGGCCCGCGGGGCCCCGGCCTAGGCCTCAATGTGGGGACGCCGCGGATCGGCGAGGGGGAGGGCGGGCTAGCAGACCCCGAGGGCTTCGAGGCTGAGCAGCAAGTGATAGAGGAGGGAAGGACTGTGCTTTGGGGCCGGGAAGGCCGCCCCTGCACCCCGACTGACGAGATGGGGGACGATCTAGACTACGAGTCCCTCCTGGCTGACAAATCGATGGCCATCGTGCAGCCGCTGAGCGACTGGGCTATCCGGGGTGTCCGCAGACACCCGTGCTCAGAGGGCCGCGACGCCCAAGTGTCCACCGTGTGGCCGGACCTGGGGGCAGGTCTGAGTGGTCGAGGCGCCCTGGCCGCCTCTGCCGCCCCTCCCCCCGTCATGGCGCCCCGGAAAGTCCGGGCCCGCGGGAACCAGAAAAAAGGCGCTAAAAGTAAGCAGAGCGCGGGCGGCAGGGTTCCCCAGCGGCCCTCCGTGGTAGGCCCGGTTGAGCTGCCTTCCGACCCCGAGTCACAATGTGAGTTCAGTGAGGTGCCGATGAGGGTGAGCATTTACCCCAAAGGAGGAGACCCGGGCGAGCCCAGCAGCGCCGAGGATCCCGGGGACACACCCAGACACTCGAGTTTGCTTGTCAGGGAGGACTTCCTTCCCACGCCAGGCTCTCTCTTGACCTCTGCTTCCCGAGGACTCACTTCAGGCATGGAAAGGCAGGCCGTTGGAGAGCTGGACAGCTCTTCCTCGAAGAAAATGCAGGGTGTGGTGTGGGGAAAGGCAGGCAGCGGGCCCAGCTTCTCAGGAGCCGCTGCTGCGGCCGCTGTGGGCAGCCTGCCCCGGGCCGTTCCTAGGAAGAAGGTGGCCCAGGAGAAGAAGTTCCTAGGGGCCGCCTCAAACTTGGCCCTGGGGAGAGTATTTCCTCCATGGGGGCAGAGACTGTCGGCAGTTTCCCTGGAGCCAGCCACCTTCCCCCCAATCGCTGGTGTTCCCCTGCTCGGGAGGTCCAAGAGCTACTCGTTGCTGTCCTTGGGACCAAAACACTCCAAGCATAGTAGCACTGGGAAGAAATCTGGGACGAGGAAGGCAAAGGATTCCCAATCTGTGTCCAGAGATGATAGTGACGCCAATAGAGATCCAGGCCCAAAGGCCCAA CTTCCAACGCCCAGGCCAGGGCCACCTTGCCTGCACATGCATCGTGGAGAATTCGGCAGTGGCGACCCCAACACCAGAGCCCGGCAAGTTCCAGGAAGCTTACAGGCCTCAGCCTTGAGCCAGGGAGGTATCATGCCCAGAGGCCATGCAACCTGCAGGGAGTCTG GTGACCAGGAGCCACCTGTCCATGGCCAAAGACTGGAAAGGCAGCAGCAACCACCGGGAGCGCAGGCCTGTCCTCAG TGTGCtgagctgcagagagagagagacgaccTTAAACAGCAACTAG TGTCCATGCAGCGCCTCACTGAAAAGTTCCGGGCCCTTTtaa GTTGA